A DNA window from Maribellus comscasis contains the following coding sequences:
- a CDS encoding carbohydrate kinase family protein, with protein MQKNQTENIVCFGEVLWDMLLSGAKPGGAPMNVAIHLKKQGQNPAIISKTGDDEEGKALIRFLEKSGLNSNYIAIDKELPTSKVLVHLDENKNATYEICKPVAWDNINSNVETEKLVSNAEIVIFGSLASRTEVTKNTLIQLLKNSDAKRLFDVNLRPPFDDREIVETFLKLSDFVKLNDEELVKIASWHNKSGKLTKLTQWVSEFYECPDICVTRGANGALLFINNTIFEHPGFKVTAADTVGAGDSFLASLVANLEKNYSPEKSLEYACATGAFVASQPGAVPDYSEKDIEKLIQTTM; from the coding sequence ATGCAAAAAAATCAAACTGAAAACATCGTATGTTTTGGCGAAGTACTCTGGGATATGCTTCTATCAGGAGCCAAACCCGGTGGTGCACCTATGAATGTAGCTATCCATTTGAAAAAGCAGGGACAAAATCCCGCAATAATCAGCAAAACAGGAGATGACGAGGAAGGTAAAGCACTGATCCGCTTTCTTGAAAAATCGGGGTTGAATAGTAATTATATCGCTATCGACAAGGAGTTACCTACAAGTAAAGTGCTTGTTCATCTGGACGAAAATAAAAATGCGACCTATGAAATATGTAAGCCGGTTGCATGGGACAATATAAATTCCAATGTCGAAACAGAAAAACTGGTTTCAAATGCTGAAATTGTTATTTTTGGTTCTCTGGCCTCCCGAACAGAAGTAACAAAAAATACATTAATTCAACTGTTAAAAAACTCCGACGCCAAACGCTTATTTGATGTTAATTTACGACCTCCGTTCGATGATCGTGAAATCGTTGAAACATTTCTAAAACTATCCGACTTTGTTAAACTAAATGACGAAGAATTGGTAAAAATTGCTTCCTGGCATAACAAATCAGGAAAATTAACCAAGCTAACCCAATGGGTTTCCGAATTTTATGAATGCCCCGATATTTGTGTTACCCGCGGAGCCAATGGAGCCCTGCTATTTATAAACAACACCATTTTTGAACACCCTGGATTTAAGGTAACCGCCGCAGACACCGTTGGTGCCGGCGACTCTTTCCTCGCAAGTTTGGTTGCCAACCTCGAAAAAAACTATTCACCGGAAAAATCACTGGAATACGCCTGCGCCACAGGTGCTTTTGTTGCATCACAACCCGGCGCCGTTCCCGACTACTCAGAAAAAGATATCGAAAAATTAATTCAAACAACGATGTAG
- a CDS encoding RNA polymerase sigma factor yields MKEIKLGPKEQIHKSIVEACKKGKDKARYELYQLYSKAMFNVCYRIMNNREEAEDMLQEAFTQAFMKIESFRWESSFGTWLKRIVVNTCLNAINKKKVELTYCEEIYHYDKPEEEEETEVQFTVANITRAMELLPEGGRMVFSLYLLEGYDHTEIAQIMRITESTSKSQFMRAKRRIIEILKEQKSRGL; encoded by the coding sequence TTGAAAGAAATAAAATTGGGACCAAAAGAGCAAATACATAAAAGTATTGTTGAAGCCTGTAAAAAAGGCAAAGACAAAGCCAGGTACGAGCTCTACCAATTGTATTCGAAGGCTATGTTTAATGTGTGTTACAGAATAATGAACAACCGCGAAGAAGCTGAAGACATGTTACAGGAAGCTTTTACGCAGGCCTTCATGAAAATAGAATCGTTCCGATGGGAATCGAGTTTTGGAACATGGTTGAAAAGAATTGTAGTTAACACGTGTTTAAACGCGATAAACAAAAAAAAAGTGGAACTAACGTATTGCGAAGAAATCTATCATTATGACAAACCCGAAGAGGAGGAAGAAACAGAAGTACAATTTACGGTCGCAAATATCACCAGGGCGATGGAATTGTTACCTGAAGGAGGGCGAATGGTTTTCTCGCTGTATTTACTGGAAGGATACGATCACACCGAAATTGCTCAGATTATGCGCATTACGGAATCGACCTCAAAAAGCCAGTTTATGAGAGCAAAGCGACGCATTATTGAAATATTGAAAGAACAAAAATCCCGGGGATTATGA
- a CDS encoding DUF4097 family beta strand repeat-containing protein, with protein MKQLKIILATVFWCWMIPVSVFAQFTETKEISKHFKVSPETRIEIANKYGKIELNTWEKDSVVINIDIRVEEKKLSRLEKSMDEIKFDITDNQHFLIFRTSVGENRSALEKEFLKFKETLLQTDGNMEINYTVWLPKTNELKIENKFGDIFIGDYSGEVEIDLSNGNLKSHDFNGRLDLTLNFADATINQMQNGRLDCNYSDLYLRKAESLRIISKSTTYEILEIKELEADSRRDKFRIRLADLIDAEGSFSNFRINELNDRATLRTEYGDIDVEKTNPDFSNIFIESRSTDINLYFPPDANFGFEITHTKTELDLCREMNIEEENVLDEKENKIELKGSYNQNTNTNTKLFINATSGELNIFSD; from the coding sequence ATGAAACAACTGAAAATAATATTGGCCACAGTTTTTTGGTGCTGGATGATCCCTGTCTCGGTTTTCGCACAGTTCACTGAAACAAAGGAAATTTCAAAACATTTTAAAGTTTCACCGGAAACCCGGATTGAAATCGCCAATAAATATGGAAAAATTGAGTTGAACACCTGGGAAAAAGATTCAGTTGTAATCAACATTGATATCCGAGTTGAAGAAAAAAAGTTATCGAGGCTGGAAAAATCAATGGATGAAATAAAATTTGACATTACAGACAACCAGCACTTTTTGATTTTCAGAACCTCGGTTGGAGAAAACCGAAGCGCACTTGAAAAAGAATTTTTGAAATTTAAAGAAACACTCCTTCAAACCGATGGCAACATGGAAATCAATTACACGGTTTGGCTACCAAAAACAAATGAATTAAAAATAGAAAATAAATTTGGTGATATTTTTATAGGCGATTACTCCGGGGAAGTGGAAATAGACCTGTCAAACGGAAACCTTAAGTCGCACGATTTTAATGGCCGGCTCGATCTAACCCTGAATTTTGCCGACGCCACCATAAACCAGATGCAAAATGGAAGGCTGGACTGTAATTACAGCGACTTATATCTGAGAAAAGCCGAATCCTTACGTATTATAAGTAAGTCAACAACATATGAAATTCTGGAAATAAAAGAACTCGAGGCCGATTCAAGAAGAGACAAATTCCGTATTCGCCTGGCTGATTTAATTGATGCCGAAGGAAGCTTTTCTAACTTCAGAATAAATGAACTAAACGATCGTGCAACCCTCCGAACCGAATATGGCGACATAGATGTTGAAAAAACAAATCCCGACTTTAGTAACATTTTTATTGAATCGCGCTCGACGGATATAAACCTTTATTTTCCGCCGGATGCTAATTTTGGTTTTGAAATTACCCATACCAAAACAGAACTCGATTTATGCCGTGAAATGAATATCGAAGAAGAAAATGTTCTGGATGAAAAAGAGAATAAAATCGAATTAAAAGGTTCGTACAACCAAAACACGAATACCAATACAAAACTGTTTATTAATGCCACCTCCGGAGAGCTCAACATATTCTCTGATTAA
- a CDS encoding head GIN domain-containing protein: MKTIKLLFFCSVIILFGATSCIDDFTISGNGIPATEGRITLDFNKVQSEGEFDVHITNGDEFEVVVNAESNILPYIETNVSRNKLRIYIRGLHNVKNRLPMEVYITTPYIEGITQSGSGVITTDYFITNDMKVAISGSGRIETAMDALNLDAVISGSGNLDLSGSSNFGDFLVSGSGKINANDLSLRNCEATISGSGNMWVNVDNYLKASISGSGSVFYYGNPSIEKHISGSGNVIPYN; encoded by the coding sequence ATGAAAACAATTAAACTTTTATTTTTTTGTTCCGTTATTATTTTATTTGGAGCAACAAGCTGTATCGACGATTTTACGATCAGCGGCAATGGAATACCGGCCACGGAAGGCAGAATCACCCTCGATTTTAACAAAGTTCAGTCAGAAGGAGAATTTGATGTTCACATTACCAACGGTGATGAATTTGAAGTAGTAGTAAATGCAGAATCAAACATCCTCCCATACATTGAAACCAATGTAAGCAGAAACAAACTTCGCATTTATATCCGCGGACTTCACAATGTAAAAAACCGCTTGCCTATGGAAGTTTACATAACAACTCCGTATATTGAAGGAATAACCCAAAGCGGGTCAGGTGTTATTACAACCGACTATTTTATTACAAATGACATGAAGGTAGCGATTTCAGGCTCGGGAAGAATAGAAACAGCGATGGATGCCTTAAACCTTGACGCAGTAATTTCAGGTTCAGGAAATCTAGATCTTTCCGGCAGTTCAAATTTTGGCGATTTTCTTGTAAGTGGATCCGGGAAAATTAATGCAAATGACTTGTCGCTGCGAAACTGCGAAGCTACCATTTCAGGTTCAGGAAACATGTGGGTAAATGTAGATAATTATCTGAAAGCATCGATTTCGGGCAGCGGAAGTGTTTTTTATTACGGAAATCCCAGCATTGAAAAACATATTTCCGGCTCGGGAAACGTTATACCATATAATTAA